A genome region from Akkermansiaceae bacterium includes the following:
- a CDS encoding MoxR family ATPase: MDHATETEVADAAKHLRSLDQGLNQILFGQQEIIELVITGVLARGHILLEGLPGLGKTELVKGLSKLLRLENKRVQFTPDLLPGDITGNPVLQEVDGRREFVFQPGPLFANIVLADEINRASPKTQSALLEAMQERRVTVLGKTHDLPLPFFVLATQNPIELEGTYPLPEAQLDRFLFKLEITKNDVATLQKIVSSRELGTEPQVDPIMTAETLAGLLALVRRIYMPDVVANYIARLTDSTHPGQSPASAQIRFGASPRAALAMASASKARALIHGRTNASFEDVKAIAPAVLRHRIVLDYNARVDGHTPNTVVAKLLEEIPYQDTATPKTLVPA; encoded by the coding sequence ATGGATCACGCCACCGAAACCGAAGTCGCAGACGCAGCGAAACACCTCCGCTCCCTTGACCAAGGGCTCAACCAGATCCTCTTCGGACAGCAGGAAATCATCGAGCTGGTGATCACCGGCGTCCTCGCCCGCGGCCACATCCTCCTCGAAGGCCTCCCCGGCCTCGGCAAAACCGAGCTCGTCAAAGGCCTATCCAAGCTCCTGCGCCTAGAGAACAAGCGCGTCCAGTTCACCCCGGACCTGCTCCCCGGCGACATCACAGGGAATCCCGTGCTACAGGAGGTCGATGGCCGCCGCGAGTTCGTCTTCCAGCCCGGGCCGCTGTTCGCGAACATCGTCCTGGCGGACGAGATCAACCGCGCCTCCCCGAAAACCCAGTCCGCCCTGCTCGAGGCCATGCAGGAGCGCCGCGTCACCGTGCTCGGGAAAACCCACGACCTGCCCCTCCCCTTCTTTGTCCTCGCCACCCAGAACCCCATCGAGCTAGAGGGCACCTACCCGCTCCCCGAGGCGCAGCTCGACCGCTTCCTCTTCAAGCTGGAGATCACGAAAAACGACGTCGCCACCCTCCAGAAAATCGTTTCCAGCCGCGAACTCGGCACCGAGCCGCAGGTCGACCCCATCATGACCGCCGAGACCCTGGCAGGACTCCTCGCCCTGGTCCGCCGCATCTACATGCCCGATGTCGTCGCCAACTACATCGCCCGCCTCACCGATTCAACCCACCCCGGCCAATCCCCCGCCTCCGCCCAGATACGCTTCGGAGCCAGCCCCCGCGCAGCCCTCGCCATGGCATCCGCATCGAAAGCCCGCGCCCTCATCCACGGCCGCACCAACGCCTCCTTCGAGGACGTGAAAGCCATCGCCCCAGCCGTGCTCCGCCACCGCATCGTGCTCGACTACAACGCCCGCGTCGATGGCCACACCCCCAATACGGTTGTCGCGAAACTCCTTGAGGAAATCCCCTACCAGGACACCGCAACCCCGAAAACCCTCGTGCCCGCGTAG
- a CDS encoding arylsulfatase: MRLHSLIPLSFPLLLASALGQGSPPNIVVILCDDLGYGDVRCLNPGRGKIPTPHADRLAGEGMVFTDAHSGSSVCTPTRYGLLTGRYSWRTKLQSGVVTGHAPCLIDKDRQTIAGYLSSKGYDTAIIGKWHLNFQYLDPRTRKPTSGTPVGSLIPDGPLARGFGFFHGFHHAREMKTVVEGDKVIAHDDEVNMLPRLRDQALRFIASRKGGGKPFFLYLPLGSPHTPIVPTDEWKGKSGLGAYGDFVMQTDEVVGAISGALEENGFGENTLVIFSSDNGCSKAADIKGLAAKGHVVSAWMRGSKADIWDGGHRIPFIARWPGKVEPGSQSAATICLTDLFATAADMLGEKPPEKTCEDSVSFLPALLGKPIRSTRKGVVHHSISGHFAYRKGEWKLILARGSGGWSSPKEKEVPRGSPKGQLYHMGKDPAEMDNLFGKHPETVAELLADLEADIRNGRSTAGAESKNDIDDIRLWKSGENRGE, encoded by the coding sequence ATGAGACTGCATTCCCTCATACCCCTTTCCTTCCCATTGCTGCTGGCTTCGGCCTTAGGCCAGGGATCCCCGCCCAACATCGTGGTCATCCTCTGCGACGACCTCGGCTACGGGGATGTCCGCTGCCTGAACCCCGGGCGAGGCAAGATCCCCACACCCCACGCCGATCGGCTCGCCGGGGAGGGGATGGTTTTCACCGATGCGCATTCCGGCTCATCCGTCTGCACACCAACTCGCTACGGGCTGCTCACCGGGCGCTACAGCTGGCGGACAAAGCTCCAGTCCGGGGTTGTCACCGGCCATGCACCCTGCCTGATCGACAAGGACAGGCAGACCATCGCGGGCTACCTATCCTCGAAAGGCTACGACACGGCGATCATCGGGAAATGGCACCTGAATTTCCAATACCTGGATCCTCGGACCCGCAAGCCGACCAGTGGCACGCCGGTCGGCTCTTTGATTCCGGACGGCCCCCTGGCGCGGGGTTTCGGTTTTTTCCACGGCTTCCACCATGCCCGTGAAATGAAAACCGTCGTGGAAGGGGACAAGGTGATCGCCCATGACGATGAGGTCAACATGCTGCCACGGCTGCGAGATCAGGCGCTCCGGTTCATCGCCTCGCGCAAGGGCGGGGGAAAACCCTTTTTCCTATATCTCCCCCTGGGCTCGCCCCACACGCCCATTGTTCCCACGGACGAGTGGAAGGGAAAGAGCGGACTCGGGGCATACGGGGATTTCGTGATGCAGACCGACGAGGTGGTCGGTGCGATCAGCGGTGCGCTTGAGGAGAACGGCTTCGGGGAGAACACGCTTGTCATTTTCTCCAGCGACAACGGCTGCTCGAAAGCCGCCGACATCAAGGGGCTCGCCGCGAAAGGGCATGTTGTCAGCGCTTGGATGCGCGGCTCCAAGGCGGACATCTGGGACGGTGGGCACCGCATCCCTTTCATCGCCCGCTGGCCTGGGAAGGTCGAGCCGGGCAGTCAATCCGCGGCGACGATCTGCCTCACCGATCTCTTCGCCACCGCAGCCGACATGCTTGGTGAGAAACCGCCGGAGAAAACCTGCGAGGACAGCGTGAGCTTCCTCCCCGCACTGCTCGGGAAGCCGATCCGCTCCACGCGCAAGGGAGTCGTCCATCACTCCATCTCCGGCCATTTCGCATACCGCAAGGGGGAGTGGAAGCTCATCCTGGCTCGCGGTTCCGGCGGATGGAGCTCGCCGAAGGAAAAGGAAGTCCCGAGAGGCTCTCCGAAAGGCCAGCTCTACCACATGGGCAAGGATCCTGCGGAAATGGACAACCTCTTCGGTAAGCATCCCGAAACGGTCGCAGAACTGCTCGCCGACCTCGAAGCGGATATCAGGAATGGCCGCAGCACCGCAGGTGCGGAGAGCAAGAACGACATCGATGACATCAGGCTCTGGAAGAGCGGGGAGAACCGGGGCGAATGA
- a CDS encoding AI-2E family transporter, whose protein sequence is MSGETKTARLKTGNALLLLAALIIVIAGLREAKSFFLPVLIAFFLATISFPLLSFLRKKKVPRAIAVLLTVAVDFVFLAALGVLAVTLIGDLQEKWNSRYASEFSSQIRVASGSLANKLSGYGIPDAQDKINEVVNNNVANLQNIRFEKIWDVGTGVLGQVVGFFGTSLITLILTVFMLSEARMFGRRLEAISLARGPNLARMLSATQDIQRFLAIKTAVSLLTGILAGFLCWIADLDFFILWGILAFFFNFIPVIGSIIAGVPPTILALLVAGVPNAVLVAGGYLLINNFLGNFVEPMLVGRRFGISTLVVVISVLFWGWVWGPLGMLLAVPLTMVLKVILEGSDEFRWIGIAISAEQPAGTAEKKLLEVTPPAQASAQEPPAVEAKRA, encoded by the coding sequence ATGTCAGGGGAAACGAAGACGGCAAGGCTGAAGACAGGCAATGCGCTATTGCTGCTGGCCGCGCTCATCATCGTCATCGCCGGCCTGCGCGAGGCGAAGTCTTTCTTCCTGCCCGTCCTCATCGCTTTTTTCCTGGCCACAATCAGCTTCCCTTTGCTGAGTTTCCTCCGCAAGAAAAAGGTGCCGCGGGCCATCGCTGTGCTACTCACCGTTGCTGTTGACTTCGTTTTCCTGGCTGCGCTCGGTGTCCTCGCGGTCACCCTCATCGGCGATCTCCAGGAGAAATGGAACAGCCGCTATGCATCCGAGTTTTCAAGCCAGATCCGGGTGGCATCCGGCTCCCTTGCGAACAAGCTGAGCGGATACGGCATACCGGATGCCCAGGATAAGATCAACGAGGTGGTCAACAACAATGTCGCCAATCTCCAGAACATCCGCTTCGAGAAAATCTGGGATGTCGGCACCGGAGTGCTCGGCCAGGTCGTCGGTTTTTTCGGCACGTCCCTCATCACCCTGATCCTGACGGTATTCATGCTAAGCGAGGCGCGCATGTTCGGCCGCCGCCTTGAGGCCATCAGCCTAGCCAGGGGTCCCAACCTGGCGCGCATGCTGAGCGCCACCCAGGACATCCAGAGATTCCTCGCAATCAAGACCGCCGTAAGCCTGCTCACGGGGATTCTTGCGGGATTCCTCTGCTGGATCGCCGACCTCGATTTCTTCATCCTCTGGGGCATACTCGCGTTTTTCTTCAACTTCATCCCGGTCATCGGCTCCATCATAGCGGGTGTCCCGCCAACCATACTCGCCCTCCTCGTCGCGGGAGTGCCCAACGCCGTGCTCGTCGCGGGCGGCTACCTCCTCATCAACAACTTCCTCGGAAACTTCGTGGAGCCGATGCTTGTCGGCAGGCGCTTCGGCATCTCCACTCTTGTGGTCGTCATCTCCGTGCTCTTCTGGGGCTGGGTCTGGGGACCGCTCGGAATGCTGCTCGCCGTGCCTCTGACGATGGTTCTCAAGGTCATCCTGGAAGGCAGCGATGAGTTCCGCTGGATCGGGATCGCCATCTCCGCAGAACAGCCTGCCGGGACGGCGGAGAAAAAACTGCTTGAGGTGACGCCACCGGCGCAGGCATCGGCGCAGGAACCTCCCGCCGTGGAGGCGAAAAGAGCATAG
- a CDS encoding COX15/CtaA family protein produces the protein MKAPSYQSLAIAALASVLTLIFIGAIVRVSGAGMGCPDWPTCWGLLIPPTSVEQVDFDRLPVEKFQKKAEGLGRDPSTITRESLRRDFNPRHVWTEFLNRLSALPVGFFTLATFIASFGQRKRRPHVFWLSFAALLLVLANAWMGARVVFSGISPGILSIHLALAMLLICVLTYCVWAGTEKPRKLEMSANARLARLSVALLLLAVVAEGIMGSQIREMTDELSKAHLDSPRATWIGELEGSTIYLIHRSFSWAILIGTAYAFFLAKKSQPGGVTPCQIGVMAIVIAQMVLGLVMAQIHIYSWVQVLHVGLAALLLSLVFRWLLLVPDGKRPLAMTSGR, from the coding sequence ATGAAAGCACCCAGCTACCAGAGCCTCGCGATCGCCGCACTCGCATCCGTCCTCACCCTGATTTTCATCGGTGCCATCGTCCGCGTCTCGGGCGCAGGCATGGGCTGCCCGGATTGGCCCACCTGCTGGGGGCTGCTCATCCCGCCAACCAGCGTGGAGCAGGTCGATTTCGACCGACTGCCGGTCGAGAAATTCCAGAAAAAAGCGGAAGGATTGGGGCGCGATCCGAGCACGATCACCCGCGAATCCTTGCGCAGGGATTTCAACCCGAGGCATGTCTGGACAGAATTCCTCAACCGTCTCAGCGCACTGCCCGTCGGGTTTTTCACGCTTGCGACATTCATCGCATCCTTCGGCCAGCGAAAAAGGCGGCCGCATGTTTTCTGGCTTTCCTTCGCCGCGCTGCTGCTCGTCCTGGCGAATGCCTGGATGGGCGCAAGGGTGGTTTTCAGTGGCATTTCCCCCGGCATCCTCAGCATACACCTGGCCTTGGCGATGCTGCTGATCTGCGTCCTCACCTATTGCGTCTGGGCTGGGACTGAGAAGCCCAGGAAACTGGAAATGTCCGCAAACGCAAGGCTCGCCAGGCTTTCCGTCGCCCTCCTGCTGCTTGCGGTGGTTGCGGAGGGTATCATGGGCTCGCAGATCAGGGAAATGACGGACGAGCTTTCCAAGGCTCACCTCGATTCCCCCCGCGCGACCTGGATCGGCGAACTGGAGGGGAGCACCATCTACCTGATCCACCGCAGCTTCTCCTGGGCCATCCTGATCGGAACCGCCTACGCCTTTTTCCTCGCGAAAAAGAGCCAACCCGGCGGCGTCACTCCATGCCAGATCGGTGTCATGGCCATTGTCATCGCCCAGATGGTGCTAGGTCTCGTCATGGCCCAGATCCATATCTACTCCTGGGTGCAAGTCCTCCATGTCGGCCTAGCCGCACTGCTCCTCAGCCTGGTTTTCCGGTGGCTGCTGCTTGTCCCCGACGGAAAACGCCCGCTTGCCATGACAAGCGGGCGCTGA
- a CDS encoding biopolymer transporter ExbD: MKLHRGKMLVDPPACASSDIAFTLIIFFLVCAAVQPETGMSQALPKTEEKSEKRDQSQNLEVSITPSSIILNGSPLKPDEFAARISAALKAKTREADRIVVVKSAPNTPYPLWLAVSQSIDNAGGILTLELESEKTINVR, translated from the coding sequence ATGAAACTGCATCGCGGGAAAATGCTGGTCGATCCGCCCGCCTGCGCGAGCTCGGACATCGCCTTCACGCTCATCATCTTTTTCCTCGTCTGCGCGGCGGTGCAGCCGGAGACAGGCATGTCGCAGGCCTTGCCCAAGACCGAGGAGAAATCCGAGAAGCGCGACCAGAGCCAGAACCTTGAGGTTTCGATCACCCCGTCCAGCATCATCCTCAACGGCAGCCCGCTGAAACCGGACGAGTTCGCAGCCCGCATCTCCGCCGCGCTCAAGGCGAAAACGCGCGAGGCGGACAGGATCGTGGTGGTGAAAAGCGCTCCGAACACCCCCTACCCGCTGTGGCTTGCCGTATCGCAATCCATCGACAACGCCGGTGGCATCCTCACCCTCGAACTGGAGTCCGAGAAAACGATCAACGTCCGATGA
- a CDS encoding ABC transporter ATP-binding protein — translation MSEAAITVHNLYRFFGPLQAVNGVSFEIPHGSVCGFVGANGAGKTTTMRILASLDYPTMGHAEVCGINVVHHPAEVRKLIGWMPDHFGNYDNMTVLEYLDFYARALGYKGAERRQRIDEVMDFTDLIPLANRFSNKLSKGMTQRLCLGRSLLHDPQVLIMDEPAAGLDPKARVELKHLIRVLAKEGKTIFISSHILSELGEMCDSLLFINNGRIVHHGDSESLKKSTDLLGGVLYDVKLDGDPQALSDWAVLQPNIEFLESRKNGGRIRIDTEDPNKAADVLARMVRDNLRVVDFHREQRNLEDAFIDILANIDKGAPAVAPPPLPQQSEQLPQEPPYDP, via the coding sequence ATGAGCGAAGCCGCAATCACAGTCCACAACCTCTACCGTTTCTTCGGCCCGCTCCAGGCCGTCAACGGGGTCTCCTTCGAAATCCCGCACGGCTCTGTCTGCGGCTTCGTCGGCGCGAACGGGGCGGGGAAAACCACCACCATGCGCATCCTCGCAAGCCTCGACTACCCCACCATGGGACATGCCGAGGTCTGCGGGATCAATGTCGTCCACCACCCCGCGGAGGTCAGGAAGCTCATCGGCTGGATGCCGGACCACTTCGGCAACTACGACAACATGACGGTGCTCGAGTATCTCGACTTCTACGCCCGCGCCCTCGGATACAAGGGAGCCGAGCGCCGCCAGCGCATCGACGAGGTGATGGATTTCACGGATCTCATCCCGCTCGCCAACCGCTTCTCCAACAAGCTCTCCAAGGGCATGACCCAGCGCCTCTGCCTCGGCCGCTCCCTGCTGCACGACCCGCAGGTGCTCATCATGGACGAGCCCGCCGCCGGCCTCGACCCGAAGGCGCGCGTCGAGCTCAAGCACCTCATCCGCGTACTCGCCAAGGAAGGCAAAACCATTTTCATCTCCTCCCACATCCTCTCCGAGCTCGGCGAGATGTGCGACTCGCTGCTCTTCATCAACAACGGCCGCATCGTCCACCACGGCGATTCGGAGAGCCTGAAAAAATCCACCGACCTGCTCGGCGGAGTCCTCTACGACGTGAAGCTCGACGGCGATCCCCAGGCGCTTTCCGATTGGGCGGTGCTCCAGCCGAACATCGAGTTCCTGGAGTCCCGGAAAAACGGCGGCCGCATCCGCATCGACACCGAGGATCCCAACAAGGCCGCCGATGTCCTCGCCCGCATGGTCCGCGACAACCTCCGCGTCGTCGATTTCCACCGCGAGCAGCGCAACCTGGAGGACGCCTTCATCGACATCCTCGCAAACATCGACAAGGGCGCACCCGCAGTCGCCCCGCCCCCTCTGCCCCAGCAATCCGAGCAACTCCCCCAGGAACCCCCCTATGACCCGTAG
- a CDS encoding DUF4159 domain-containing protein: MDWRRAWEWFLQHIRRPAVMTGIFAILWCLAWLDSHVWFRFPTWFHALFFLSAMPVCFHWVKHFRKKSKVAYLAALSVSYIPAWVLVAEIPLLFSGYSLSSSLSDAGAFGAFFLGLAWAVWWMDRETKRIRPAPSEHRTWDPRRLTAWYFGRKNAKLRQSVFTLLTYSALFCMMFLFLTKLTGCAIYEAPLGGGEDKQLRQTVKIQKVIKKKYVINPYSSILFNPPPIDDVELQLLEVTEHLYQIGQGKADGAGFSAGTTRGKVRFIRLIYDGGDWQQDMDRGSDLNLLTEYGVRTGQPVNDRPEPMKIARLKAFPARKSPPMVYMTGQQGIDVSDSEALILREYLLEKHGMLFADNGGSSGWEGQFVSMMKRILPKVEPINVYLDHTIHRIPYPLPKLPIVAPHGRSNALGWVVDGRLAVYYHPGDIGDAWADGHSGVPQEIWEGCYQLGINIIHYAHAEYNRWLESTKQ, encoded by the coding sequence ATGGACTGGCGCCGGGCATGGGAATGGTTCCTGCAACACATCCGCCGCCCGGCCGTGATGACAGGTATCTTCGCAATCCTGTGGTGCCTCGCATGGCTCGATTCGCATGTCTGGTTTCGTTTCCCCACGTGGTTCCACGCCCTGTTTTTCCTTTCGGCCATGCCGGTGTGTTTCCATTGGGTGAAACACTTCCGGAAAAAATCCAAGGTCGCATACCTGGCCGCGCTCAGCGTCTCCTACATCCCCGCATGGGTGCTCGTCGCCGAGATCCCCCTGCTCTTCTCCGGATATTCGCTTTCGTCCTCCCTCTCCGACGCGGGCGCCTTCGGCGCGTTCTTCCTCGGCCTCGCATGGGCGGTCTGGTGGATGGACCGCGAGACGAAACGCATCCGCCCCGCTCCATCCGAACACCGCACATGGGATCCACGGCGGCTGACCGCATGGTATTTCGGCAGGAAAAACGCAAAGCTCAGGCAATCGGTTTTCACCCTGCTCACCTACAGCGCCCTGTTCTGCATGATGTTCCTTTTCCTGACGAAGCTCACCGGCTGCGCGATCTACGAGGCACCCCTCGGCGGCGGCGAGGACAAGCAACTCCGCCAGACCGTCAAGATCCAGAAGGTCATCAAGAAAAAATACGTCATCAATCCCTACAGCAGCATCCTCTTCAACCCGCCGCCCATCGATGATGTGGAACTGCAGTTGTTGGAAGTGACCGAGCACCTCTATCAGATCGGCCAGGGCAAGGCGGACGGCGCGGGCTTTTCCGCAGGAACCACCCGCGGCAAGGTGCGTTTCATCCGGCTCATCTATGACGGCGGCGACTGGCAGCAGGACATGGACCGCGGCTCCGATCTCAACCTCCTGACCGAATACGGCGTCCGCACCGGCCAACCCGTCAACGACCGGCCGGAGCCGATGAAGATCGCTCGGCTCAAGGCATTCCCCGCCCGCAAGAGCCCACCTATGGTTTACATGACCGGGCAACAGGGAATCGATGTCAGCGATTCCGAAGCCCTCATCCTCCGCGAGTATCTGTTGGAGAAACACGGCATGCTCTTCGCCGACAACGGCGGAAGCTCCGGCTGGGAGGGACAGTTCGTGTCGATGATGAAGCGGATACTTCCAAAGGTGGAGCCGATCAACGTCTACCTCGACCACACGATCCACCGCATCCCCTACCCGCTGCCGAAGCTCCCCATCGTCGCCCCGCACGGCCGCTCGAACGCGCTCGGCTGGGTGGTGGACGGACGGCTCGCCGTGTATTACCATCCCGGCGATATCGGCGACGCCTGGGCCGACGGCCACTCCGGCGTCCCGCAGGAGATCTGGGAGGGCTGCTATCAGCTCGGCATTAACATCATCCACTACGCCCACGCGGAATACAACCGCTGGCTGGAAAGCACCAAGCAATGA
- a CDS encoding MotA/TolQ/ExbB proton channel family protein, whose translation MSNFSHLPTAAGFFETGALKLLLEGGVFMWPILALLILALAVIIERYRSLKLLETDASALRSEVISLLSEDRVEESLELCDSSTGPVPAILSNGLRKYLVLRRLGYDPAQMEQQVLKSMETYGVNIVAALEKHLPILATIASVAPMLGFLGTVQGMIVAFGDIEANIGQQNIVQAAASGIRVALLTTAFGLVVGIPAYMAFNYFTGIINDFVLQVESSAAELIEVVTLRLTLDKEPK comes from the coding sequence ATGAGCAATTTCTCCCACCTCCCGACAGCCGCGGGCTTTTTCGAAACCGGCGCCCTGAAACTCCTCCTCGAAGGGGGCGTTTTCATGTGGCCCATCCTTGCACTCCTCATCCTGGCCCTGGCGGTGATCATCGAGCGCTATCGCAGCCTCAAACTGTTGGAGACCGATGCCTCGGCATTGCGCTCGGAGGTGATCTCGCTGCTTTCCGAGGACAGGGTCGAGGAATCGCTGGAGCTGTGCGATTCCTCCACCGGCCCTGTCCCTGCCATCCTTTCCAACGGGCTGCGGAAATACCTCGTCCTGCGCCGCCTCGGCTACGATCCCGCACAGATGGAGCAGCAGGTCCTCAAGAGCATGGAGACCTACGGCGTGAACATCGTCGCCGCGCTCGAGAAACACCTTCCCATCCTCGCCACGATCGCCTCGGTCGCACCCATGCTCGGCTTCCTCGGCACGGTGCAGGGCATGATCGTCGCCTTCGGGGACATCGAGGCGAACATCGGCCAACAGAACATCGTGCAGGCGGCCGCCTCCGGGATCCGCGTGGCCCTTCTCACCACCGCCTTCGGGCTGGTCGTCGGCATACCGGCCTACATGGCGTTCAACTATTTCACCGGAATCATCAACGACTTCGTCCTGCAGGTGGAGTCCTCGGCGGCGGAGCTCATCGAGGTCGTCACCCTGCGCCTGACCCTAGACAAGGAACCGAAATGA
- a CDS encoding tetratricopeptide repeat protein, with protein sequence MKFPRAILASITALLPLMSPALSPLEQIPVETFGKMKETERYQMRIAEKHYTDKNFKTALAEYEKFLTLYEKSPGAPYAQLMWSHSMMHLKKPKTALREGFQSVIDYWPESQEATIAAYCMADAYRTMGEVKSAQEAFRFLIREYPDHEIAVRSRTDLLHYARLHQDKEEEMSLLQDLAFKVKRTETSKETCASAARELAEIHFFAQRFDEGKKALATNYSGKELFDNVFNLSAKTVGHLLKDEKTKAAAINLADQLLASLQQDIKERPDEGKEILYKAVGLNATLGRPAEIWKIYEEIAERYGRDDGILGKMAEWYKQRDKREDARRIYAEFKDQVAGLKNIAAMHLEEGKVKEAIEIYRKLIEIDGDHADEHLWAIAGCYEKLSDWKSAIGVYRQVNRFPESNFRMASCHRRLGEHKEAILLYGQCMVADSAAPEATLQTAFTYEEAKEKENAIRTFQLTCRRHPKSGQAGKAHAHLQNKYNINVTLGGSEED encoded by the coding sequence ATGAAATTCCCCAGAGCAATCCTCGCCTCCATCACCGCACTTCTGCCGCTGATGTCCCCCGCCCTCTCCCCTCTGGAACAGATCCCCGTCGAGACTTTCGGGAAAATGAAGGAGACCGAGCGCTACCAGATGCGGATCGCGGAAAAGCATTACACCGACAAGAATTTCAAGACAGCCCTGGCGGAGTACGAGAAGTTCCTCACCCTCTACGAGAAAAGCCCCGGTGCGCCCTACGCGCAGCTGATGTGGAGCCACTCGATGATGCACCTCAAGAAACCGAAGACCGCGCTCCGCGAGGGTTTCCAATCCGTCATCGACTACTGGCCGGAGTCCCAGGAGGCCACCATCGCCGCCTACTGCATGGCCGATGCCTACCGCACCATGGGCGAGGTCAAGAGCGCCCAGGAGGCCTTCCGTTTCCTCATCCGTGAGTATCCGGATCACGAGATCGCCGTCCGCTCCCGCACCGACCTGCTCCACTACGCCCGCCTGCACCAGGACAAGGAGGAGGAGATGTCCCTGCTCCAGGATCTGGCCTTCAAGGTCAAGCGCACCGAGACCTCCAAGGAAACCTGCGCGAGCGCCGCCCGAGAGCTCGCCGAAATCCATTTCTTCGCCCAGCGATTCGATGAGGGCAAAAAGGCGTTGGCCACGAACTATTCCGGCAAGGAACTTTTCGACAACGTCTTCAACCTATCCGCGAAGACCGTCGGCCACCTGCTCAAGGACGAGAAAACGAAAGCAGCCGCCATCAACCTCGCCGACCAGCTGCTTGCCAGCCTCCAGCAGGACATCAAGGAACGCCCGGACGAAGGCAAGGAGATCCTGTACAAGGCCGTGGGGCTCAACGCCACTCTCGGCCGCCCGGCGGAGATCTGGAAAATCTACGAGGAGATCGCCGAACGCTACGGCCGCGACGACGGGATCCTAGGGAAAATGGCCGAGTGGTACAAGCAGCGCGACAAGCGCGAGGATGCCCGCCGCATCTACGCGGAGTTCAAGGATCAGGTCGCAGGGCTGAAGAACATCGCCGCGATGCATCTGGAAGAAGGAAAGGTCAAGGAGGCCATAGAGATCTACCGCAAGCTCATCGAGATCGACGGCGACCATGCCGACGAACATCTCTGGGCCATCGCCGGCTGTTACGAAAAGCTGTCCGATTGGAAATCGGCGATCGGCGTTTACCGGCAGGTGAACCGTTTCCCGGAAAGCAATTTCCGCATGGCTTCCTGCCACCGCAGGCTCGGCGAGCACAAGGAGGCCATCCTGCTCTACGGCCAGTGCATGGTCGCCGATTCCGCCGCGCCCGAGGCCACCCTCCAGACCGCCTTCACCTATGAGGAAGCCAAGGAAAAGGAAAACGCGATCCGCACCTTCCAGCTCACCTGCCGCCGCCACCCGAAATCCGGCCAGGCCGGCAAGGCCCATGCGCATCTGCAGAACAAATACAACATCAACGTGACACTCGGCGGTTCGGAAGAGGACTGA
- a CDS encoding biopolymer transporter ExbD → MKLPRKKLTASVPSFAMGDIGFLLLIFFVILARAQDDSHIQWEPARMKDVEMAAAPLATVTIDAGFKTYLDGKEIAPEEIAGRLTEILGDAPAGQRNVFLKVHKEAKASNFEPVISAISEAGGDLVHILEPEKETNPK, encoded by the coding sequence ATGAAACTCCCGCGCAAGAAACTCACCGCATCCGTCCCCTCCTTCGCAATGGGCGACATCGGCTTCCTGCTGCTCATTTTCTTCGTGATCCTCGCCCGCGCCCAGGACGACAGCCACATCCAGTGGGAGCCCGCGCGGATGAAGGACGTGGAAATGGCAGCCGCACCGCTCGCCACCGTCACGATCGACGCCGGCTTCAAGACCTACCTCGACGGAAAGGAGATCGCCCCCGAGGAAATCGCGGGAAGGCTCACCGAAATCCTCGGCGATGCGCCCGCCGGCCAGCGCAATGTTTTCCTGAAGGTCCACAAGGAGGCAAAGGCCAGCAACTTTGAGCCGGTGATCTCCGCGATCAGCGAGGCGGGCGGCGACCTTGTCCACATCCTCGAACCGGAGAAGGAAACGAATCCAAAATGA